In one Nitratidesulfovibrio vulgaris str. Hildenborough genomic region, the following are encoded:
- a CDS encoding PAS domain S-box protein: MDALRDRFTLDRLVFPVLSVVAAGVLITTTVAYLYTKATVTDLAHGQIAQALAFIDREVCMQARDMVMQTESIAREEVLVLALENSYIGRSARASAQRKLDAYIRNGTFDQVFLFNLEGEAILAGDPSLAGRVNVADRRYFSEAAAGRAALETVVVSRSTGKPSLVMASPLRAFDGTVVGVVAGVTNIETFAKAILEGSHIGRTGGAFITDTDGVVLGLPAWLSAGSLGLHEGGGFSDAHVAALKQSAETGEVYRFTRGGNHRASYSRLNGATHWLLTLEADEGEVLAPARRLAAVSGSILLVTLITVALILGVLRRAMVSLRHSEADQRTLTELSPVGIVTFDPAGRPSYLNRQGRDIAGMTADDPLPAFFALEDTDGGSLIGDDSPFVRVFREGLTLTDFEAWLPMPDGTRKLLSVNATPLVVGREQRNHGVVATFEDVTERRMAQERLQQSEKRFATLFRLSPDSIVLSSFDTGLVVDVNDSFCQLHGLGRDEVVGRSLRDIGLYDDPAQLDGIITLVREKGRVVDLELRARSLKGEELYLSLSSQLMVIGEANYRLTVVRDMTERYRAEQELHEKRLLLEGILDSVPVSIFWKDAAGRFMGCNRTFAQMVGLDTPETVIGKDDADLGLLPGLAETFREADRKVMATLSPMLGYVERLAFADGRERMLETSKLPLLAADGRAVGVLGLIRDITESLAAQEQLRQSEERFSRLFRYSPEAMALVDMADQRFADVNHAFERLTGYEASELVGRGTIEMAFYTDATTRAELLRRIHTEGFVDNYEFEGRTKEGTPMPCSISCSILSIGDRRFILGLVRDITEMKRMQEVMIQTEKMISVGGIAAGIAHEINNPLGIILQAAHNLAQRTRPDFAKNLDVATRVGLDMDALRQYMAQRKLDVFIEDIRDAAVRASAIIRHMLDFSRSGGSKRVPCDVTSILDKAVALAGSDYDLKKSYDFRRITITRDYEAGLPLVDCSPTELEQVLLNLLRNAAHALAESHRDGEGPAIHLRVRRQDETVVIDVQDNGPGIPVALQRRIFEPFYTTKPPGVGTGLGLSVSYFIVTKGHGGNLTVVTPPEGGTLFRIELPLQGSTEAHS, from the coding sequence ATGGATGCGCTACGTGACCGTTTCACCCTCGACAGGCTGGTCTTCCCGGTGCTGAGTGTCGTCGCCGCGGGGGTGCTCATCACCACGACGGTGGCCTATCTCTATACCAAGGCGACCGTCACCGACCTCGCCCACGGGCAGATAGCACAGGCGCTGGCGTTCATCGACCGCGAGGTCTGCATGCAGGCCCGCGACATGGTCATGCAGACCGAGTCCATCGCGCGGGAAGAGGTGCTCGTCCTCGCACTGGAGAATTCGTATATCGGTCGTTCGGCCCGTGCCTCGGCACAACGCAAGCTCGATGCCTATATCAGGAACGGCACGTTCGACCAGGTGTTCCTCTTCAACCTCGAGGGCGAGGCCATCCTCGCTGGCGACCCTTCACTGGCTGGCAGGGTCAACGTGGCTGACAGGCGCTACTTCAGCGAGGCGGCAGCGGGCCGTGCCGCCCTCGAGACCGTGGTGGTGTCACGTTCCACCGGAAAACCGTCGCTCGTCATGGCTTCGCCGTTGCGGGCCTTCGACGGAACGGTGGTGGGTGTCGTCGCCGGGGTGACCAACATCGAGACGTTCGCAAAGGCCATTCTCGAAGGTTCGCACATCGGTCGTACGGGAGGCGCCTTCATCACCGACACCGATGGTGTCGTGCTGGGGCTTCCGGCTTGGCTATCTGCCGGGTCGCTCGGTCTGCATGAGGGGGGCGGCTTCTCTGACGCGCACGTGGCCGCGTTGAAGCAGAGTGCCGAGACGGGCGAGGTCTACCGGTTCACGCGAGGGGGCAACCACAGGGCGAGTTACAGCCGCCTGAACGGTGCGACGCACTGGCTGCTGACCCTCGAGGCCGACGAGGGCGAAGTCCTCGCCCCGGCCCGCAGGCTGGCCGCCGTCAGCGGTTCCATCCTGCTTGTCACGCTCATCACCGTCGCCCTCATCCTTGGCGTGTTGCGCCGTGCCATGGTCAGCCTGCGCCATTCCGAGGCCGACCAGCGGACGCTGACGGAACTCTCGCCTGTGGGCATCGTCACCTTCGACCCGGCAGGACGCCCCTCCTATCTGAACAGGCAGGGCCGCGACATCGCCGGCATGACGGCGGACGACCCGCTGCCCGCCTTCTTCGCACTCGAAGATACGGACGGCGGTTCGCTCATCGGCGACGATTCGCCCTTCGTGCGCGTGTTCCGCGAGGGGCTGACCCTCACCGATTTCGAGGCGTGGCTTCCCATGCCCGACGGAACCCGGAAGCTGCTGTCGGTGAACGCCACGCCGCTGGTGGTGGGGCGTGAACAGCGCAACCATGGCGTGGTGGCCACGTTCGAGGACGTGACCGAACGGCGCATGGCACAGGAACGCCTGCAACAGTCCGAGAAGCGTTTCGCCACCCTGTTCCGCCTGTCGCCCGACAGCATCGTCCTCTCCAGCTTCGACACCGGACTGGTCGTGGATGTGAACGATTCCTTCTGCCAACTGCACGGTCTGGGGCGTGACGAGGTGGTGGGACGTTCGTTGCGCGACATAGGCCTTTACGACGACCCCGCACAGCTTGATGGCATCATCACCCTCGTCCGGGAGAAGGGCCGGGTGGTCGACCTCGAGTTGCGGGCCCGCAGCCTGAAAGGAGAGGAACTCTACCTTTCGCTTTCAAGTCAGCTCATGGTCATCGGCGAGGCCAACTATCGCCTTACCGTGGTCCGCGACATGACGGAACGCTACAGGGCCGAGCAGGAACTGCATGAGAAGCGCCTGCTGCTCGAGGGCATTCTCGATTCCGTCCCGGTCTCCATCTTCTGGAAGGACGCGGCAGGCCGCTTCATGGGGTGTAACCGGACCTTCGCGCAGATGGTGGGCCTCGACACCCCCGAAACGGTCATCGGCAAGGACGACGCCGACCTGGGCCTGCTGCCGGGGCTGGCAGAGACGTTCAGGGAAGCCGACAGGAAGGTGATGGCCACGCTCTCGCCCATGCTCGGCTATGTCGAAAGGCTGGCCTTCGCCGACGGGCGCGAGCGGATGCTCGAGACGAGCAAACTTCCGTTGCTGGCTGCCGATGGCCGCGCCGTGGGGGTGCTCGGGCTCATCCGCGACATCACCGAATCGCTTGCCGCGCAGGAGCAGTTGCGGCAGTCGGAGGAGCGTTTCTCGCGGCTGTTCCGGTATTCGCCCGAGGCCATGGCCCTCGTCGACATGGCCGACCAGCGCTTCGCCGACGTGAACCACGCCTTCGAGAGACTCACGGGTTACGAGGCGTCTGAACTGGTGGGAAGAGGGACCATCGAGATGGCCTTCTACACCGACGCCACAACCCGTGCGGAGTTGCTGCGCCGCATTCACACGGAGGGCTTCGTCGACAATTACGAGTTCGAGGGGCGCACCAAGGAAGGCACGCCCATGCCCTGTTCCATCTCGTGCAGCATCCTGTCCATAGGCGACCGGCGGTTCATCCTCGGCCTCGTGCGCGACATCACGGAGATGAAGCGGATGCAGGAGGTCATGATACAGACGGAGAAGATGATCTCCGTGGGGGGCATCGCCGCCGGCATCGCCCATGAGATAAACAACCCCCTCGGCATCATCCTGCAAGCCGCGCACAACCTCGCGCAGCGGACACGGCCCGACTTCGCCAAGAACCTCGACGTGGCGACACGGGTCGGCCTCGATATGGACGCCCTGCGCCAGTACATGGCGCAGCGCAAGCTCGACGTCTTCATCGAAGACATCCGCGACGCGGCCGTGCGTGCCTCCGCCATCATCCGGCACATGCTCGACTTCAGCCGTTCGGGCGGGTCAAAGCGTGTGCCGTGCGATGTCACGTCCATCCTCGACAAGGCCGTGGCGCTGGCTGGCAGCGACTACGACCTCAAGAAGAGCTACGATTTCAGGCGCATCACCATCACCCGCGACTACGAGGCGGGGCTCCCGCTTGTGGACTGTTCGCCGACGGAACTGGAACAGGTGCTGCTGAACCTGTTGCGCAACGCCGCCCACGCCCTTGCCGAGTCGCACCGGGACGGCGAAGGACCGGCCATACACCTGCGGGTGCGACGACAGGACGAGACCGTGGTCATCGACGTGCAGGACAACGGCCCCGGCATCCCGGTGGCGTTGCAGCGGCGCATCTTCGAACCCTTCTATACCACCAAGCCTCCGGGGGTTGGCACGGGGCTTGGTCTTTCGGTATCGTACTTCATCGTCACCAAGGGGCACGGCGGCAACCTGACAGTGGTAACCCCGCCCGAAGGTGGCACGCTCTTCCGCATCGAACTTCCGTTGCAGGGCAGCACAGAGGCGCATTCGTGA
- a CDS encoding ABC transporter substrate-binding protein, with product MRWPVACLFCILSLCVVATALADAVAPARPALLFVVHSYDDDFIWCRNIDRGLQTALRGFPVTIRTFHLDAKHDLDPASQRRKALAIASRITEEKPQVVVAVDDAVQELLVVPHLLGRDTPQVVFCGVNAPLARYGYPAPNVTGVSERWHVRESLSLLRKIVPTARRVVLLTDGSESSDYMLADIRADLRQGGPYAVEDFSIRQVQTFQQWQKAVLASQEAQGLAFGLYFSLRDEATGSVVPAEAEARWTDTVNRVPTVGFADYVREHGQLCGVLESAHEQGLIAGGMARLLFDPMLRAQTLPLRTNQEGIVFLNLKTAERLGVSVPFEIIQSASEVIQ from the coding sequence ATGCGCTGGCCCGTAGCCTGTCTGTTCTGCATCCTCTCGCTGTGCGTGGTCGCGACAGCCCTCGCCGACGCCGTTGCGCCAGCCAGACCCGCATTGCTCTTCGTGGTGCACAGCTACGACGACGATTTCATCTGGTGCCGCAACATCGACCGGGGATTGCAGACGGCCCTGCGCGGGTTTCCCGTCACCATCAGGACGTTCCACCTCGACGCCAAGCACGACCTCGACCCCGCAAGCCAGCGGCGCAAGGCCCTTGCCATCGCCTCCCGCATCACGGAGGAGAAGCCGCAGGTGGTGGTCGCCGTGGACGATGCGGTGCAGGAACTGCTGGTGGTGCCCCATCTTCTGGGGCGCGACACGCCGCAGGTGGTGTTCTGTGGCGTCAACGCCCCTCTTGCCCGTTATGGGTACCCCGCACCCAACGTCACGGGGGTGAGCGAACGCTGGCACGTGCGCGAATCGCTGTCCCTGCTGCGAAAGATCGTTCCCACGGCACGGCGTGTGGTGCTGCTGACCGACGGTTCCGAATCGAGCGACTATATGCTGGCCGACATCCGCGCCGACCTGCGGCAGGGCGGGCCCTATGCCGTGGAGGACTTCAGCATCCGGCAGGTGCAGACCTTCCAGCAATGGCAGAAGGCGGTGCTGGCATCGCAGGAGGCCCAAGGTCTGGCCTTCGGGCTGTATTTCTCGCTACGCGACGAGGCGACCGGGTCCGTCGTCCCCGCCGAGGCCGAGGCCCGGTGGACGGACACCGTCAATCGTGTGCCCACTGTGGGCTTCGCAGACTACGTGCGCGAACACGGGCAGCTGTGCGGCGTTCTCGAGTCGGCCCATGAACAGGGGCTGATCGCGGGCGGCATGGCAAGGCTGCTGTTCGACCCCATGCTCAGGGCGCAGACGTTGCCGCTGCGGACGAATCAGGAGGGCATCGTCTTTCTCAACCTCAAGACGGCAGAGAGGCTCGGCGTCTCCGTGCCCTTCGAGATCATCCAGTCCGCCAGCGAGGTCATCCAGTGA
- a CDS encoding DVUA0089 family protein: MAIRILLLSMFMMFSQIGQASAAMDYDFFGNLPYHNTVLRFDFDVSTTGDRTFFSSSWDDGGFDPMLGLWSAAGNKIEFQDDGGRTGSTASNGILYTHGNWDSYYTVNLAPGSYILTLSTYNNFNVGDLLSQGFDFDGTNPIPIASWDQPANGYRTSNYAFHILNVDRAVIDDPTVPTPEPSTIILMGLGFGALALLRRNRQRDV, translated from the coding sequence ATGGCAATCAGAATCTTACTTCTTTCGATGTTCATGATGTTTTCACAGATAGGGCAAGCTTCAGCGGCGATGGACTACGACTTTTTCGGCAACCTCCCGTATCACAACACAGTCTTGAGATTCGACTTTGACGTGAGTACGACGGGTGATCGCACGTTCTTCAGCTCCTCATGGGATGATGGCGGCTTCGACCCCATGCTGGGCCTGTGGAGCGCGGCGGGGAACAAGATCGAATTCCAGGATGACGGGGGAAGGACAGGTTCCACGGCATCCAACGGCATTCTCTACACTCATGGCAACTGGGACTCGTACTACACCGTGAATCTTGCGCCGGGGTCCTACATCCTCACGCTCTCCACGTACAACAACTTCAACGTCGGCGACCTGCTCTCGCAGGGGTTCGATTTCGACGGCACCAACCCCATTCCCATCGCATCGTGGGACCAGCCCGCCAACGGCTACCGCACCAGCAACTACGCCTTCCACATCCTGAACGTGGACCGTGCGGTCATCGACGACCCCACCGTGCCTACGCCCGAACCTTCGACCATCATCCTGATGGGCCTCGGCTTCGGTGCACTCGCCCTGCTGCGCCGCAATCGCCAGCGCGACGTCTAG
- a CDS encoding DUF554 domain-containing protein, giving the protein MTGPAINSACIVAGAVLGSLLARRVGSSFQKNIMLVFGCISTGLGIFMIGKAHAMPPIVCSLMAGTVLGELFRLEHIVVRLSHKVAGFFARRSARRAARKAARMTAQAGANATVAASGAVTGTVTGAADAGTPDAATPASPCAAPDAARPSVSIEAIQEQFAVFTVVFSASGLGFFGAMQEGLTGDFTMLLIKSLLDLPTAMFIAANIGAVIGVLCVPQFVIQMAVLLSAGFVSHWATPAVLADFSGCGGFIMLATGLRMCGIVQFPILSMLPALLLAMPVSALWVHLIG; this is encoded by the coding sequence ATGACCGGCCCGGCTATCAACAGTGCCTGCATCGTGGCAGGGGCTGTCCTCGGAAGCCTGCTCGCCCGCAGGGTGGGCAGTTCGTTCCAGAAGAACATCATGCTCGTGTTCGGCTGCATCAGCACCGGGCTTGGCATCTTCATGATAGGCAAGGCCCACGCCATGCCACCCATCGTCTGTTCGCTCATGGCGGGTACGGTGCTTGGGGAGTTGTTCCGGCTGGAGCATATCGTCGTGCGCCTCTCGCACAAGGTGGCGGGCTTCTTCGCCCGCCGGAGCGCACGACGGGCCGCGCGCAAGGCCGCCCGCATGACCGCGCAGGCAGGGGCGAACGCTACAGTCGCAGCCTCGGGCGCAGTCACGGGCACAGTCACAGGCGCAGCAGATGCAGGTACGCCGGATGCGGCGACACCGGCTTCACCATGCGCCGCGCCCGACGCCGCCAGACCCTCCGTGAGCATCGAGGCCATTCAGGAGCAGTTCGCCGTGTTCACCGTGGTGTTCTCCGCCAGCGGTCTCGGCTTCTTCGGCGCCATGCAGGAGGGGCTCACGGGCGACTTCACCATGCTGCTCATCAAGTCGCTTCTCGACCTGCCCACCGCCATGTTCATCGCCGCCAACATCGGTGCCGTCATCGGCGTCCTCTGCGTGCCGCAGTTCGTCATCCAGATGGCGGTGCTGCTCTCGGCGGGTTTCGTGTCCCACTGGGCGACGCCCGCCGTGCTGGCCGACTTCTCGGGCTGCGGGGGCTTCATCATGCTCGCCACGGGGCTGCGCATGTGCGGCATCGTGCAGTTTCCCATTCTCAGCATGCTGCCCGCCCTGCTGCTTGCCATGCCCGTGTCCGCCCTCTGGGTGCATCTCATCGGCTAG
- a CDS encoding catalase: MTAGPRGPQLLQDVWFLEKLAHFDREVIPERRMHAKGSGAFGTFTVTHDITRYTRAAIFSEVGKKTDLFVRFSTVAGERGAADAERDIRGFAVKFYTEQGNWDMVGNNTPVFFLRDPLKFPDLNHAVKRDPRTNLRSARNNWDFWTSLPEALHQVTVVMSDRGIPATYRHMHGFGSHTFSFINAKGERFWCKFHFKTQQGIKNLTDAEAEAIVGKCRESHQRDLYDSIERGDFPRWTMYVQVMTEEKAAALPYHPFDLTKVWYHDDAPLIEVGVLELNRNPENYFAEVEQAAFNPANVVPGIGFSPDKMLQGRLFSYGDAQRYRLGVNHHLIPVNMPRCPFHSYHRDGMMRVDGNHGSTLAYEPNSYGEWQEQPGFAEPPLELSGAAAHWNAREDDADYFTQPGKLFRLMTPAQQEELFGNTARALGDAPDAIKLRHIGNCLKADPAYGNGVAKALGLDPAKALG, from the coding sequence ATGACGGCGGGGCCGCGCGGCCCTCAACTGCTGCAAGACGTATGGTTCCTTGAGAAACTCGCCCACTTCGACCGGGAGGTCATCCCCGAAAGGCGGATGCACGCCAAGGGGTCGGGGGCCTTCGGCACGTTCACCGTGACCCACGACATCACGCGCTACACCCGCGCCGCCATATTCTCTGAAGTGGGCAAGAAGACGGACCTGTTCGTGCGCTTCTCGACCGTGGCGGGCGAACGCGGCGCAGCCGACGCCGAACGCGACATCCGTGGCTTCGCCGTCAAGTTCTACACCGAACAGGGCAACTGGGACATGGTGGGCAACAACACTCCCGTGTTCTTCCTGCGCGACCCGCTCAAATTCCCCGACCTCAACCACGCCGTGAAGCGCGACCCGCGCACCAACCTGCGCAGCGCACGCAACAACTGGGACTTCTGGACCAGCCTGCCCGAGGCCCTGCATCAGGTCACGGTCGTCATGAGCGACCGGGGCATTCCCGCCACCTATCGCCACATGCACGGCTTCGGCAGCCACACCTTCAGCTTCATCAACGCAAAGGGTGAACGCTTCTGGTGCAAGTTCCACTTCAAGACGCAGCAGGGCATCAAGAACCTGACGGATGCCGAAGCCGAGGCCATCGTCGGCAAATGCCGTGAAAGCCACCAGCGCGACCTGTACGACAGCATCGAACGGGGCGACTTCCCCCGATGGACCATGTATGTCCAGGTCATGACCGAAGAGAAGGCGGCAGCCCTGCCCTACCACCCCTTCGACCTGACCAAGGTCTGGTACCATGACGACGCGCCGCTCATCGAAGTGGGCGTTCTAGAACTGAACCGCAACCCCGAGAACTACTTCGCAGAGGTCGAACAGGCGGCCTTCAACCCGGCCAACGTGGTGCCGGGCATCGGCTTCTCGCCCGACAAGATGTTGCAGGGGCGGCTGTTCTCGTATGGCGACGCCCAGCGCTACCGCCTTGGCGTCAACCACCACCTCATCCCCGTCAACATGCCCCGCTGCCCCTTCCACAGCTACCACCGTGACGGCATGATGCGCGTGGACGGCAACCACGGCAGCACCCTCGCCTATGAGCCGAACAGCTACGGCGAATGGCAGGAACAACCCGGCTTCGCCGAACCGCCCCTCGAACTGAGCGGCGCGGCAGCCCACTGGAACGCACGTGAGGACGACGCCGACTACTTCACCCAGCCGGGCAAGCTCTTCAGGCTGATGACCCCAGCGCAGCAGGAGGAACTCTTCGGCAACACCGCCCGCGCCCTCGGCGATGCGCCCGATGCGATCAAGCTGCGGCACATCGGCAACTGCCTGAAGGCCGACCCCGCCTACGGAAACGGCGTGGCGAAGGCTCTCGGGCTCGACCCCGCAAAGGCACTGGGCTAG
- the chrA gene encoding chromate efflux transporter, producing MDARQVPSFSEAFRTWLRIGLLGFGGPAGQIALMHKTLVEEKKWVDNERFLHALNYCHFLPGPEAQQLATYVGWLLHRTWGGIVAGTLFILPGYCVIMALSILYAGYRQVPAVEALFYGLKPAVLAIVIGAVLRMGRKSLRTPFAVCLAGMAFMALFAFRVPFPWVIGCAALLGWLKAGRDRAAAPAGAAGAAVPGDAEPLPDHVHPDTGRSLRTLAMWSALWFIPVAASGWLAGWDSVYAHIALFFSKMAVVTFGGAYAVLTYVAQQAVENYQWLSPGDMISGLALAETTPGPLILVLQYVGFMAAYAAPGALHPVVAGVLGGTLAVWVTFTPCFLWIFLGAPYMEKVRANKALSAAFAGVTAAVVGVILNLSAWFGLHTLFTRVQDWDGPVGLLLPVPVLASFDAGAFALSAVAVFAMTRFRLGMGVTLGLCALSGWAMKLLL from the coding sequence ATGGACGCAAGGCAGGTTCCTTCCTTCTCCGAGGCGTTCCGCACGTGGCTGCGCATCGGCCTGCTGGGCTTCGGCGGCCCTGCGGGGCAGATTGCCCTGATGCACAAGACCCTCGTCGAAGAGAAGAAGTGGGTCGACAACGAGCGGTTCCTCCATGCCCTGAACTACTGCCATTTCCTGCCGGGGCCGGAGGCGCAGCAACTGGCCACCTACGTGGGCTGGCTGCTGCACCGGACGTGGGGCGGCATCGTGGCGGGCACGCTCTTCATCCTGCCCGGCTACTGCGTCATCATGGCCCTCAGCATCCTGTATGCGGGCTACCGTCAGGTGCCAGCAGTGGAGGCACTGTTCTATGGCCTGAAGCCCGCCGTCCTCGCCATCGTCATCGGTGCCGTGCTGCGCATGGGCAGGAAGTCGCTGCGAACGCCCTTCGCCGTATGTCTTGCGGGCATGGCCTTCATGGCGCTCTTCGCGTTCAGGGTTCCCTTTCCGTGGGTCATCGGCTGTGCGGCCCTGCTGGGCTGGCTGAAGGCGGGGCGTGACAGGGCTGCCGCGCCTGCCGGGGCCGCCGGGGCCGCTGTGCCCGGAGACGCAGAACCGCTGCCCGACCACGTCCACCCCGACACGGGCAGAAGCCTGCGCACGCTGGCCATGTGGTCGGCCCTCTGGTTCATACCCGTGGCGGCCAGCGGATGGCTGGCAGGGTGGGACAGCGTGTACGCGCACATCGCGCTCTTCTTCAGCAAGATGGCGGTCGTCACCTTCGGCGGTGCCTATGCCGTGCTGACCTATGTGGCCCAGCAGGCGGTGGAGAACTACCAGTGGCTTTCGCCGGGGGACATGATCAGCGGACTGGCCCTTGCGGAGACGACCCCCGGCCCGCTCATCCTTGTGCTGCAATATGTCGGCTTCATGGCCGCCTACGCGGCACCCGGTGCCCTGCATCCGGTCGTGGCGGGCGTCCTCGGGGGTACGCTTGCCGTGTGGGTCACGTTCACGCCGTGCTTCCTGTGGATATTCCTCGGTGCCCCGTACATGGAGAAGGTGAGGGCCAACAAGGCGCTTTCCGCGGCCTTCGCCGGAGTGACCGCAGCTGTCGTGGGGGTCATCCTCAACCTGTCTGCATGGTTCGGCCTGCATACCCTGTTCACGCGGGTTCAGGACTGGGACGGCCCCGTGGGGCTGCTGCTGCCCGTTCCGGTGCTGGCAAGCTTCGATGCCGGGGCCTTTGCGTTGAGCGCCGTCGCCGTCTTCGCCATGACCCGCTTCCGTCTGGGCATGGGGGTGACGCTGGGGCTGTGCGCCCTGTCCGGCTGGGCCATGAAGCTGCTGCTGTGA
- a CDS encoding chromate resistance protein ChrB domain-containing protein, translating to MGKARAAQDGMHHPWLLCIHNIPPRPPYLRAKVARRLAALGAMPVKNSVYVLPDTAPHRDALVWLAQEIEQGGGKAYVCRATFDGLDGGGLSDADIRRLFTEAREADYRSLAGEFQPLVEGLTAPSSADDAAVQQARQWCTQLKARYEAVLALDFFGAQGRGAVEGLLSALDGWLEEQAQGVRPGPGTLDVADYAGRVWATRPGVHVDRIACSWLIRRFIDAGATVMFDPDNAPEGAILFDMVGGDFTHEGPLCTFEVLLRRFGLGADKALAMLGQVVHDIDLDERAPVRPESAGVLALLNGICLGSDDDRRRVENGGRLLDMLYEHFRHAGSA from the coding sequence GTGGGAAAGGCTAGAGCGGCGCAGGACGGGATGCACCACCCGTGGTTGCTCTGCATCCACAACATCCCGCCCCGTCCCCCGTATCTGCGGGCGAAGGTCGCCCGCAGGCTGGCGGCACTGGGTGCCATGCCCGTGAAGAACTCGGTCTACGTGCTGCCCGACACCGCGCCGCATCGTGACGCCCTCGTCTGGCTGGCACAGGAGATAGAGCAGGGCGGAGGCAAGGCCTATGTGTGCCGTGCCACCTTCGACGGTCTCGATGGCGGCGGGCTTTCCGATGCGGACATCAGACGCCTGTTCACCGAGGCCCGCGAGGCCGACTACCGCAGCCTCGCCGGGGAGTTCCAGCCGCTGGTCGAAGGACTGACGGCACCCTCTTCGGCCGATGATGCCGCCGTCCAGCAGGCCCGCCAGTGGTGCACGCAACTCAAGGCCCGCTACGAGGCGGTGCTGGCCCTCGACTTCTTCGGGGCGCAAGGCCGCGGCGCTGTCGAAGGGCTGCTGTCAGCCCTCGACGGCTGGCTCGAGGAACAGGCGCAGGGCGTGCGCCCCGGCCCCGGCACGCTTGACGTTGCCGACTATGCAGGGCGCGTGTGGGCGACACGGCCCGGAGTGCATGTCGACCGCATCGCCTGTTCATGGCTCATACGGCGGTTCATCGACGCCGGGGCGACGGTCATGTTCGACCCTGACAACGCGCCCGAGGGGGCCATCCTGTTCGACATGGTGGGTGGCGACTTCACGCACGAAGGGCCGCTTTGCACGTTCGAAGTGCTGTTGCGCCGTTTCGGTCTCGGGGCGGACAAGGCCCTCGCCATGCTTGGACAGGTCGTGCACGACATCGACCTCGACGAACGCGCCCCGGTGCGCCCCGAATCGGCGGGCGTGCTCGCCCTGCTGAACGGCATCTGCCTCGGCAGCGACGACGACCGGCGCCGGGTCGAGAACGGCGGAAGACTGCTGGACATGCTGTACGAACACTTCAGGCACGCCGGGTCGGCATAG
- a CDS encoding rhodanese-like domain-containing protein: protein MTDRISPDELERLLAAKAVRLLDVRRPADRAAAGGGIPGAEWRSPEEAEAWAHELAPDKPVVIYCVRGGSVSAAVHATLTAKGCDVRILDGGLAAWEAHRGKG, encoded by the coding sequence ATGACAGACAGGATATCACCCGACGAACTCGAAAGGCTGCTTGCAGCCAAGGCCGTCAGGCTGCTCGATGTGCGGCGGCCCGCCGACCGTGCTGCCGCAGGGGGCGGCATTCCGGGGGCCGAGTGGCGTTCGCCCGAAGAGGCTGAGGCATGGGCGCATGAGCTTGCACCCGACAAGCCCGTGGTCATCTACTGCGTGCGGGGCGGTTCGGTCAGTGCCGCCGTGCACGCGACCCTCACCGCGAAGGGATGCGACGTGCGCATCCTCGACGGCGGACTTGCAGCGTGGGAGGCCCATCGTGGGAAAGGCTAG